A segment of the Thermococcus sp. genome:
CGTTGGCGTTGTCGCCCTTGGCCAGGATGTCAAAGCCGTTGTTGAGGGCGAACCACTTGGCGTTCCAGAGCATGACCTTCTTGCAATTGATGCATACTGGCCCCTTTCTTCCCCTCGCCTCGCGGAGGAGACCTTCTGTTATATCGACGAGGTAGTGCTCAACACCGAGTCTTTTCGTGAACCTCATGGCCCAGTATAGGGGTTCCTTCCAGCTCCAGCGGTGGAAGAAGGTGATTGCGGATACATCGAGGCCTGCCTCCTTCAGAAGATAAAGGGCCAGGCTGGAGTCCTTCCCACCGGAGAACATCAGGAGAATGCTCTCTCCAGTGAGTCCCTGCTCGGCTGAGAACTCCCGGACTGCTTTGACGGCCGACTCAAGCATAGGGAAAAAATAATGGAGGGCCTTAAAAATCTAACTTCACAGGTTAACCTTTCCGAGCCACTGCTCCGCCAGGTCCCCGATGAAGGGAAACTTGTAGCGCTCTCCCTGGTACGCCTTTACCATGCCGACTATCCAGAGTATGACTCCCAAGAGCCACAGGAGTTCTGACAGTACCCATCCGACAAATGGTATAACGGCCAGTATCCATGCGAGAATCGTAATGCCCAGGAAGGTTATCGTTGACTGCATGGCGTGAAACCTGACGAAATCGCTGTCCTTCTCAAGCAGAAGGAATATTATCCCGGTCAGCCACCAGCCCAGGTAGGCTAGCAGGCCCTCCAAATTCTCCTCGATGCCAAGGGAAGTCTTCCCCCTCGGCTTGGTATCGGAAACATCCTCCATAGGTGTACACCTCCAAACCTAAAACAATCTCTAATTCTCTAATCCCTTAAATACCTTTCCGAGTTTGCGGTGGGGGATAGCACCCACTGATTTTTGGATTCGAACCTTAGCGTTTTATTAGGCTAACAAAAGCTTTTTAAGGTTCTCGATAGAACGTAAAACGTATTAGGGAAGCCTAATGGTGATGAACATGATTGTTCCATTAAGCTCACTGAAACCGGGGGAGAACGGCATCGTGGTCGATATCAAGGGGGGCCACCAGTTCAGGAGCCGTGTTGTATCCATGGGTATAACCCCCGGTATAACGGTTCATGTGGTTGAATCGTATGCGGCAGGCCCGATAATCTTCTACGTCGGGGGCACCCGACTTGCGATGGGGAAGGGGATGGCAGCCAGGATTTTGATTAAAAAACTCTGAGGGTGCTCAAAGATGGCGATGAAGGTCGTTGCTCTAGCTGGAAATCCAAACGTTGGAAAAACCACGGTTTTCAACGCACTAACCGGGATGAGGCAGCACGTTGGCAACTGGCCGGGGGTTACCGTGGAGAAGAAGGAGGGAGTGTTTGAATACGGGGGACAGAGGTTTCTGGTCGTTGATCTCCCCGGAACTTACTCACTGACGGCCCATTCCGTGGACGAGCTCGTCGCAAGGAACTTCCTTTTAAATTCAGGCCCGGATGTCGTCGTTAACGTGGTGGACGCAACGGCCCTTATGAGGAATCTGTTTCTAACGATGGAAATCCTTGAGATGGGCGTAACTAACGTGGTGCTCGCCCTTAACAAGATGGACCTCGCGGAGAAGAGGGGTATCCGCATAGACGTTAAGAAGCTGGAGGAGCTCTTTGGCATTCCCGTGGTTCCACTCAACGCGAAGGCCGGAATCGGCGTGAACGACCTGAAAAAACGGATATATGAGATGTCCAATGGAAGGATAAAGACTGCCCCAATCGTTCCGGAGTATGAACCGGACATCGAGCGCGAAATCACACACATTGAAGGGGTCCTCAGCGGGACAGGGCTGGTCACGAAGTACAGCCCCCGGTGGCTTGCGGTGAAGCTCCTCCAGCGTGACGATGAGGTCATGAAACTCGTGCTTAGGCACCTGGGGAAGGAGAAACTCGATGAGGTAATGACGCACATCGGGGAGATAGAGTCGAAGTACGGGAGGACTATGGACCTCATAATAGCGGGCCAGAAATACGAGTTCGTGGACTCACTGATGCACAGGTTCATCCGCTACACATCAAAGGAAAGTCCCAACCTGACCGACCAGCTCGACAGGATCCTCGTACACCCGGTATACGGCTTCTTTGCCCTCCTGCTCGTGTTCTACGCGATGTTCAAGTTCGTGTTTGCGGTGGGACTCCCCATCCAGGGCTGGCTGGCGGCAGAGTTCAGCGCTTTCGGAGGGTGGCTTGCTCCCCATATAACTAGCGGAGCTCTCAGGGGTCTTCTGGTCGATGGCGTAGTAGGTGGTGTGGGGGCGGTGCTGAGCTTCTTCCCGCTGGTGTTCCTGCTGTTCTTTGTCCTTGCCGTATTGGAGGACGTAGGGTACATGGCGAGGGTGGCAGTCCTGATGGAGAAGATCATGAGAAAGTTCGGCCTTCCGGGTAAAAGCGTCATCTCCTTAATACTCGGATTCGGCTGCAACGTTCCGGCGGTCATGGCCACCAGAACCCTGGAAGATGAGAGGGATAGATTGGTCACGATGTTCGTCAACCCGTTCATTCCCTGTTCGGCGAGGCTCAGCGTTATCAGCTTCCTTGCCGGAGCGTTCTTCAGGGGAAACCAGGCAATTGTGGCAGTTAGCATCTACGCCCTTGCGATACTGATCGCCCTGTTCTCTGCGTGGATTGTCAGCCATTTCGTAATCGGGGGGGAGGAGAGCCCCTTCGTGATCGAGCTACCGGAGTATCTCCTTCCGGGCTGGAAAACACTTCTTTTACACTCCTGGGAACGGAGCAAGGAGTTTGTTAAAAAAGCCGGCACTATAATCCTAATCGGGTCGATATTCATCTGGTACCTCAGCAACTACCCCGCCGCCATCGGGACGGGAAAGAGTTACGCCGAGCGGCTCGGTCACATCTTTGCCCCCTACATGGGGCTGATGGGACTGGACTGGAGGGCCGCGGTCAGCCTGCTCTTCGGGATAATAGCAAAGGAAAACGTGATCTCAACGTACAGCATCATCTACGGGGTGGGCGGCGGAGAGGAGGCACTCAGGGGTGCGATGGCAGGACTCTTAAGCCCGCTGCAAGCGTACGTCCTTGGTGTCGTTACAACCCTGTACATTCCATGTATAGCGACGATTGGCGCCATAAGGGCCGAAAGCAATTGGAAATGGGCCGCTTTCTCTACCGCATACATGATAACCGTGGCCTCAGTAATTGGGATCCTGATATGGCATATCGGCC
Coding sequences within it:
- a CDS encoding DUF4870 domain-containing protein — protein: MEDVSDTKPRGKTSLGIEENLEGLLAYLGWWLTGIIFLLLEKDSDFVRFHAMQSTITFLGITILAWILAVIPFVGWVLSELLWLLGVILWIVGMVKAYQGERYKFPFIGDLAEQWLGKVNL
- a CDS encoding ferrous iron transport protein A; this encodes MNMIVPLSSLKPGENGIVVDIKGGHQFRSRVVSMGITPGITVHVVESYAAGPIIFYVGGTRLAMGKGMAARILIKKL
- the feoB gene encoding ferrous iron transport protein B, giving the protein MAMKVVALAGNPNVGKTTVFNALTGMRQHVGNWPGVTVEKKEGVFEYGGQRFLVVDLPGTYSLTAHSVDELVARNFLLNSGPDVVVNVVDATALMRNLFLTMEILEMGVTNVVLALNKMDLAEKRGIRIDVKKLEELFGIPVVPLNAKAGIGVNDLKKRIYEMSNGRIKTAPIVPEYEPDIEREITHIEGVLSGTGLVTKYSPRWLAVKLLQRDDEVMKLVLRHLGKEKLDEVMTHIGEIESKYGRTMDLIIAGQKYEFVDSLMHRFIRYTSKESPNLTDQLDRILVHPVYGFFALLLVFYAMFKFVFAVGLPIQGWLAAEFSAFGGWLAPHITSGALRGLLVDGVVGGVGAVLSFFPLVFLLFFVLAVLEDVGYMARVAVLMEKIMRKFGLPGKSVISLILGFGCNVPAVMATRTLEDERDRLVTMFVNPFIPCSARLSVISFLAGAFFRGNQAIVAVSIYALAILIALFSAWIVSHFVIGGEESPFVIELPEYLLPGWKTLLLHSWERSKEFVKKAGTIILIGSIFIWYLSNYPAAIGTGKSYAERLGHIFAPYMGLMGLDWRAAVSLLFGIIAKENVISTYSIIYGVGGGEEALRGAMAGLLSPLQAYVLGVVTTLYIPCIATIGAIRAESNWKWAAFSTAYMITVASVIGILIWHIGLFLGL